A region from the Sandaracinus amylolyticus genome encodes:
- a CDS encoding alpha/beta hydrolase, with the protein MATHLDARTGAALAIGALTTASALGLAFCQSPQGDEPNRSAEAMVTHTLEEAWPPPAGDLEAALAATAIRRISESAIYDAGVDAGDGDSGPPIVLPEGPIEGVQVRRGAYEDIHFLEVVLGPATFDDALPIVFVFHGRGGNAGLPGGPFLGLSHPVRVIVPQASDRLGTGWEWLPVSVGSGLVDRLASSLFQVSSRVAAMIRTLTAERPTLGRPIVSGFSQGGLLTYALALHHDDVVGHAFPLSTWLPPPLEPLYRRDDLRFPPIRSMHGTVDPVIPVGPTRVLVDRLRARGFDIELVEFDGVGHEMNEAMNQTFHRWLERAVCDVVGDTACPAALAPGEDGGVPIDDAGVDAGEDAGADAGRRRRRAPRDAG; encoded by the coding sequence GTGGCGACGCACCTCGACGCGCGCACCGGCGCCGCCCTCGCGATCGGCGCGCTGACCACCGCGAGCGCGCTCGGCCTCGCGTTCTGCCAGTCTCCGCAGGGCGACGAGCCGAACCGCAGCGCCGAAGCGATGGTCACGCACACGCTCGAGGAGGCGTGGCCGCCGCCCGCCGGCGATCTCGAGGCGGCCCTCGCCGCGACCGCGATCCGGCGCATCTCCGAGTCGGCGATCTACGATGCCGGCGTGGACGCGGGAGACGGCGACAGCGGGCCTCCGATCGTGCTGCCCGAGGGCCCGATCGAAGGCGTGCAGGTGCGCCGCGGCGCCTACGAGGACATCCACTTCCTCGAGGTCGTGCTCGGCCCGGCGACGTTCGACGACGCGCTGCCGATCGTGTTCGTGTTCCACGGGCGCGGCGGCAACGCGGGCCTGCCGGGCGGTCCGTTCCTCGGGCTCTCGCACCCGGTGCGCGTGATCGTCCCGCAAGCGAGCGATCGCCTCGGCACGGGATGGGAGTGGCTGCCGGTGAGCGTGGGCTCGGGGCTCGTCGATCGCCTCGCCTCGTCGCTCTTCCAGGTGAGCTCGCGCGTCGCCGCGATGATCCGCACGCTCACTGCGGAGCGTCCGACGCTCGGGCGGCCGATCGTGAGCGGGTTCTCGCAGGGCGGTCTGCTCACGTACGCGCTCGCGCTGCACCACGACGACGTGGTGGGCCACGCGTTCCCGCTCTCGACGTGGCTCCCGCCGCCGCTCGAGCCGCTCTATCGACGCGACGATCTGCGCTTCCCGCCGATCCGCTCGATGCACGGCACGGTCGATCCCGTGATCCCGGTCGGGCCCACGCGCGTGCTCGTCGATCGCCTCCGCGCGCGCGGGTTCGACATCGAGCTCGTCGAGTTCGACGGGGTCGGCCACGAGATGAACGAGGCGATGAACCAGACGTTCCATCGCTGGCTCGAGCGCGCGGTGTGCGACGTCGTCGGCGACACCGCGTGCCCCGCCGCGCTCGCGCCCGGCGAGGACGGTGGGGTCCCGATCGACGACGCGGGCGTCGACGCCGGCGAGGACGCAGGCGCCGATGCAGGGCGTCGCCGCCGCCGCGCGCCGCGCGACGCTGGGTGA
- a CDS encoding sensor histidine kinase gives MRLAIEQRDGALHEGSRAGARRRFGLRGTVMLWSALFGAVAIALAIAIVVVTTLLHDVTWTMLRDTRSRALADEMEVRLEMHDSLGDLAVASDNSEVARPRATLELQMRANLDEARTLIANERERHLLDDIEHLLDEALSRRRALEARDAPLEEVVREMRAPLVALHDRLGELRRMNVEQVERAQRETERVDRLASTAGIAAAVLIASGLAALVAGLHRRVLRPLAALRDEITHPASTRGTMPLEQSPREIREISTALGEMRGELARQREERLAFLAGVAHDLRNPLSALKMAISLARTDASARERTLAMADRQIELLARMIGDLLDATRIEAGELALTREPIDLREVAREVVELHAPTATSHTIALHAPERPVTVRADVLRMQQVVGNLVSNAIKYSPEGGPIEVHVGREGERAFVSVVDHGIGIASGDREKLFTPFRRSRGARAVATGAGIGLSVARRIVEAHGGDIAVDSTVGLGSTFRVSLPTESATSAGGIPK, from the coding sequence ATGCGGCTCGCGATCGAGCAGCGAGACGGTGCGCTGCACGAGGGATCGCGCGCGGGGGCGCGCCGGCGATTCGGGCTGCGCGGCACCGTGATGTTGTGGTCCGCGCTGTTCGGCGCGGTCGCGATCGCGCTCGCGATCGCGATCGTGGTGGTCACGACGCTGCTCCACGACGTGACGTGGACGATGCTGCGCGACACGCGGAGCCGTGCGCTCGCCGACGAGATGGAGGTGCGGCTCGAGATGCACGACTCGCTCGGTGATCTCGCGGTCGCGAGCGACAACTCCGAGGTCGCGCGCCCGCGCGCCACGCTCGAGCTGCAGATGCGCGCGAACCTCGACGAGGCGCGCACGTTGATCGCGAACGAGCGAGAGCGGCACCTCCTCGACGACATCGAGCACCTCCTCGACGAGGCGCTGTCGCGACGACGCGCCCTCGAGGCCCGCGACGCGCCGCTCGAGGAGGTCGTGCGCGAGATGCGCGCGCCGCTGGTCGCGCTGCACGATCGGCTCGGCGAGCTGCGCCGCATGAACGTCGAGCAGGTGGAGCGCGCGCAGCGCGAGACCGAGCGCGTCGACCGGCTCGCGTCGACCGCGGGGATCGCGGCGGCGGTGCTGATCGCGTCGGGCCTCGCCGCGCTGGTCGCGGGGCTGCACCGGCGCGTGCTGCGCCCGCTCGCGGCGTTGCGGGACGAGATCACACACCCGGCGAGCACGCGAGGCACGATGCCTCTCGAGCAGAGCCCGCGCGAGATCCGCGAGATCTCGACGGCGCTCGGCGAGATGCGCGGAGAGCTCGCGCGCCAGCGCGAGGAGCGGCTCGCGTTCCTCGCCGGCGTCGCGCACGACCTGCGGAACCCGCTCTCCGCGCTGAAGATGGCGATCTCGCTCGCCCGCACCGACGCGAGCGCGCGCGAGCGCACGCTCGCGATGGCGGACCGACAGATCGAGCTCCTGGCGCGCATGATCGGAGACCTCCTCGATGCGACGCGCATCGAAGCCGGGGAGCTCGCCCTGACGCGCGAGCCGATCGATCTGCGCGAGGTCGCGCGCGAGGTCGTCGAGCTGCACGCGCCGACCGCGACGAGCCACACGATCGCGCTGCACGCGCCCGAGCGGCCGGTGACGGTGCGCGCGGACGTGCTGCGCATGCAGCAGGTCGTCGGCAACCTCGTGAGCAACGCGATCAAGTACTCGCCCGAAGGCGGGCCGATCGAGGTGCACGTCGGGCGCGAAGGAGAGCGCGCGTTCGTATCCGTCGTCGATCACGGCATCGGCATCGCGAGCGGGGATCGCGAGAAGCTCTTCACGCCGTTCCGGCGCTCCCGCGGAGCGCGCGCGGTCGCGACGGGCGCGGGCATCGGGCTCTCGGTGGCGCGGCGGATCGTGGAAGCGCACGGCGGGGACATCGCGGTCGACAGCACGGTCGGGCTGGGATCGACGTTCCGGGTGTCGTTGCCGACCGAGAGCGCGACGAGCGCCGGCGGAATTCCGAAATAG
- a CDS encoding OB-fold-containig protein, which yields MSVLDWLSSWANVPFTVAGGATLLFALVQASGVLGLLGSDDDGDADTDADGDGDADGHEADAGHGSALEALLGPLAIGRVPLTLTVESAGLAFAIAGLVINSAYLSDPAGPPLVSLAWTLPSALLVGYGAAALVARVLAPIIDDRAQAATSRRELVGTIGVVISSRVSEEFGEVRLRDRSGHDVRVVCRVAPGTRELAERDEAVVVECSEDGTLFVAAFDEGDPERRQRVL from the coding sequence GTGTCGGTGCTCGACTGGCTTTCGTCGTGGGCGAACGTCCCATTCACCGTCGCGGGCGGCGCGACGTTGCTCTTCGCGCTGGTGCAGGCGAGCGGTGTGCTCGGCCTGCTCGGCAGCGACGACGACGGGGACGCGGATACCGACGCGGACGGCGATGGCGACGCGGACGGGCACGAAGCCGATGCGGGACACGGCTCGGCGCTCGAGGCGCTGCTCGGGCCGCTCGCGATCGGCCGGGTGCCGCTCACGCTGACGGTCGAGTCGGCTGGGCTCGCGTTCGCGATCGCGGGGCTCGTGATCAACTCGGCGTACCTGAGTGACCCCGCGGGCCCGCCGCTCGTCTCGCTCGCGTGGACGCTGCCGAGCGCGCTGCTCGTCGGCTACGGCGCGGCGGCGCTGGTCGCGCGGGTGCTCGCGCCGATCATCGACGATCGCGCGCAGGCCGCGACGTCGCGGCGCGAGCTGGTCGGGACGATCGGCGTCGTCATCTCGTCGCGGGTGAGCGAGGAGTTCGGCGAGGTGCGGCTGCGCGATCGCAGCGGGCACGACGTGCGCGTGGTCTGTCGCGTCGCGCCCGGCACGCGCGAGCTCGCGGAGCGCGACGAGGCCGTCGTCGTCGAGTGCAGCGAGGACGGGACGCTCTTCGTCGCTGCGTTCGACGAGGGCGACCCCGAGCGCCGGCAGCGCGTTCTTTAA
- a CDS encoding flotillin domain-containing protein, translating to MQRGRDALRRCVRRGRPRAPAARSLTVAQQRNGDCARADSGPLRGSRAVVRGSCTKGRTVMGTWNPVTLGIAGLIGFVVFVATMAMVMMSRFYRRCGADEALVRTGRGGNKVVIGGGVMVYPILHQLLRVSLRSVKLSVERAGKNALVTADKIKANVTTELYIKVEPIQEDVLAAARSFGERNLDGASIADLIEGKLTDALRSVAANQTFMNLHGKRKEFAEMIQATLAEELKKNGLTLENVSITSLAMVPVSELDESDVFDAEGLRAITESVQTNREKTNQIQREKDNQIHAQNVAAKMRALELEQTQKQAEADQARRVAEYAAMQTAETAKAVLIQEQARDLASYEKQRAVEQARIAQEREVAISLAQKQRAEREAQIEAEKAQSAAEIAKQRAIEAAEIEKQKVVQAAEVERQKAIDAAMIDKEKVVGASLIDKEKAIEVARIAKQVAVIQSEEAAARAAAARATARAEEEQAKQAIVTVEATAKAEREKAIAVIEAAARAEVDRALAEGEAKKARELAEAQLARARGAAQALEAEAVAEANKRRAAAQAEADAQRIAADAAAEASFKEAEAIKQLAEAERLKGLALAEARRAMVEADNAVGDKLLLRDVAVKALEVAPDLARELMMPAQKITEIKVLQTNGMFAGSAANGESGATPGAVGMMSPILKTIMEAGAAYPLMRELMTFGKVDGQVLTDKAREVIAQVAPMLSSDDAQKALAERATPPAVVESAAAEE from the coding sequence GTGCAGCGAGGACGGGACGCTCTTCGTCGCTGCGTTCGACGAGGGCGACCCCGAGCGCCGGCAGCGCGTTCTTTAACGGTCGCTCAACAACGCAACGGTGATTGCGCTCGGGCCGATTCGGGCCCGTTGCGAGGGAGCCGCGCGGTCGTGCGCGGCTCGTGCACGAAAGGGAGAACGGTCATGGGCACGTGGAATCCGGTCACCTTGGGGATCGCGGGGCTCATCGGCTTCGTCGTGTTCGTCGCGACGATGGCGATGGTCATGATGAGCCGCTTCTACCGGCGCTGCGGCGCCGACGAGGCGCTCGTCCGCACCGGCCGCGGCGGCAACAAGGTGGTGATCGGGGGCGGCGTGATGGTCTACCCGATCCTCCACCAGCTGCTGCGCGTGTCGCTGCGCAGCGTGAAGCTGAGCGTCGAGCGCGCGGGCAAGAACGCGCTCGTGACCGCCGACAAGATCAAGGCGAACGTCACGACCGAGCTCTACATCAAGGTCGAGCCGATCCAGGAGGACGTGCTCGCCGCGGCGCGCAGCTTCGGTGAGCGCAACCTCGACGGCGCGAGCATCGCGGATCTGATCGAGGGCAAGCTGACCGACGCGCTGCGCAGCGTCGCGGCGAACCAGACGTTCATGAACCTCCACGGCAAGCGCAAGGAGTTCGCCGAGATGATCCAGGCGACGCTCGCCGAGGAGCTCAAGAAGAACGGCCTGACGCTCGAGAACGTGTCGATCACGTCGCTCGCGATGGTGCCGGTCTCGGAGCTCGACGAGAGCGACGTGTTCGACGCCGAGGGCCTGCGCGCGATCACCGAGAGCGTCCAGACGAACCGCGAGAAGACGAACCAGATCCAGCGCGAGAAGGACAACCAGATCCACGCGCAGAACGTCGCGGCGAAGATGCGCGCGCTCGAGCTCGAGCAGACGCAGAAGCAGGCCGAGGCGGATCAGGCGCGCCGGGTCGCGGAGTACGCCGCGATGCAGACCGCGGAGACCGCGAAGGCGGTGCTGATCCAGGAGCAGGCGCGTGACCTCGCGTCGTACGAGAAGCAGCGCGCGGTCGAGCAGGCGCGCATCGCGCAGGAGCGCGAGGTCGCGATCTCGCTCGCGCAGAAGCAGCGCGCGGAGCGCGAGGCGCAGATCGAAGCGGAGAAGGCGCAGAGCGCCGCGGAGATCGCGAAGCAGCGCGCGATCGAGGCGGCGGAGATCGAGAAGCAGAAGGTCGTGCAGGCCGCCGAGGTCGAGCGTCAGAAGGCGATCGACGCGGCGATGATCGACAAGGAGAAGGTCGTCGGCGCGTCGCTCATCGACAAGGAGAAGGCGATCGAGGTCGCGCGCATCGCGAAGCAGGTCGCGGTGATCCAGAGCGAGGAGGCGGCGGCGCGTGCGGCCGCGGCGCGGGCGACGGCGCGGGCCGAGGAAGAGCAGGCGAAGCAGGCCATCGTGACGGTCGAGGCGACCGCGAAGGCGGAGCGCGAGAAGGCGATCGCGGTGATCGAGGCGGCCGCGCGAGCCGAGGTGGATCGCGCGCTCGCGGAAGGTGAGGCGAAGAAGGCGCGCGAGCTCGCCGAGGCGCAGCTCGCGAGGGCGCGCGGCGCGGCGCAGGCGCTCGAGGCGGAGGCGGTCGCGGAGGCCAACAAGCGACGCGCGGCCGCGCAGGCCGAGGCGGACGCGCAGCGGATCGCGGCGGACGCCGCGGCCGAGGCGTCGTTCAAGGAGGCCGAGGCGATCAAGCAGCTCGCGGAGGCGGAGCGCCTCAAGGGTCTGGCGCTCGCCGAGGCGCGCCGCGCGATGGTCGAGGCGGACAACGCGGTCGGTGACAAGCTCCTGCTGCGCGACGTCGCGGTGAAGGCGCTCGAGGTCGCGCCCGATCTCGCGCGCGAGCTGATGATGCCCGCGCAGAAGATCACCGAGATCAAGGTGCTGCAGACGAACGGCATGTTCGCGGGGAGCGCGGCGAACGGCGAGAGCGGCGCGACGCCCGGCGCGGTCGGGATGATGTCGCCGATCCTCAAGACGATCATGGAGGCCGGCGCGGCGTACCCGCTGATGCGCGAGCTGATGACCTTCGGGAAGGTCGACGGCCAGGTGCTCACCGACAAGGCGCGTGAGGTGATCGCGCAGGTCGCGCCGATGCTCTCGAGCGACGACGCGCAGAAGGCGCTCGCGGAGCGCGCGACGCCCCCGGCGGTCGTGGAGAGCGCAGCGGCCGAAGAGTGA
- a CDS encoding VF530 family DNA-binding protein: MTSSERPRDPLHGVTLAMMLERLVDELGWDAMGRAVDIRCFTHEPSIASSLKFLRRTPWARAKVEALYLDVLAARRSRPRS; the protein is encoded by the coding sequence ATGACGTCCTCGGAACGACCCCGCGATCCGCTGCACGGCGTGACGCTCGCGATGATGCTCGAGCGTCTCGTCGACGAGCTCGGGTGGGACGCGATGGGGCGTGCGGTCGACATCCGCTGCTTCACCCACGAGCCGAGCATCGCCTCGAGCCTCAAGTTCCTGCGCCGCACGCCGTGGGCGCGCGCGAAGGTCGAGGCGCTCTACCTCGACGTGCTCGCCGCGCGCCGTTCGCGACCGCGCTCCTGA
- a CDS encoding carbohydrate-binding protein: protein MSKQRARSSAARWVSCCLALALSACLGEGIEDASLEAAAIADDEQRASAVYVLETGHWSQYVYHGISRESFWVDLAVRNDAYTKDVGILWTTNGWITSQRATAVCEGTLPDGRERWGVDVRDFANRGWGHEPEVEFAAFVTMNGTTSWSPFRNHFVYRGVTPASPVRLLSSRIAWDGSVASLEGTVRSLRTARPRRIFVRYTLDGWATWDEAEATASEGEHAFSIPLDIDPARTEEVAFAVRVEHDGQSAWDNNGGADHRHQLAPAVSASFVNAPGYAIDGVLVLMGHARSAFPVDAVRVRIDDGAWESLPQGDDLARGLAAFSTAGTFRRVVETRALAAGPHTLEVEVSAGPFVRSPSTLTVDVADAIASVGSQRLPESDRGTAWDVDRDHDGRLVIAYDRGVARLDSQGALELTFEPYAGPGRFDDVEATTQYVYALSSPLVVRYEAATGALDRSFGVDGALDLGVVLTGDNALCYASQIAASDDALFVTDSCNARVVRLTPDGVLDGVVALGDGLGYANVQHPTLAPDALWVWRERHVGSDFVRELVAIDADALAVREVVSLDPRVTQSAGGVGVGADAFWVVAYDGMLLRIGRDGALRGAWVGGDMYEPLVPGVINIGAHVEVLADGSAEVLSVQTASLERFAPTR, encoded by the coding sequence ATGTCGAAGCAACGTGCGCGGTCGTCGGCCGCGCGATGGGTGTCGTGTTGTCTCGCGCTCGCGCTGAGCGCGTGCCTGGGCGAGGGGATCGAGGACGCTTCGCTCGAGGCGGCGGCGATCGCGGACGACGAGCAACGCGCGAGCGCGGTCTACGTCCTCGAGACCGGCCATTGGAGCCAGTACGTCTATCACGGCATCAGCCGTGAGAGCTTCTGGGTGGACCTCGCGGTGCGCAACGACGCGTACACGAAGGACGTCGGGATCCTCTGGACGACGAACGGCTGGATCACGTCGCAGCGCGCGACCGCGGTCTGCGAGGGCACGCTGCCCGACGGGCGCGAGCGCTGGGGCGTGGACGTGCGCGACTTCGCGAACCGCGGCTGGGGCCACGAGCCCGAGGTCGAATTCGCGGCGTTCGTCACGATGAACGGCACGACGAGCTGGTCGCCGTTCCGCAATCACTTCGTGTATCGCGGGGTCACGCCTGCGAGCCCGGTGCGCCTGCTCTCGTCGCGCATCGCGTGGGACGGCTCGGTCGCGTCGCTCGAGGGCACGGTTCGCTCGCTGCGCACCGCGCGCCCGCGCCGGATCTTCGTGCGTTACACGCTCGACGGATGGGCCACGTGGGACGAGGCGGAGGCCACGGCGAGCGAGGGTGAGCACGCGTTCTCGATCCCGCTCGACATCGATCCCGCGCGCACCGAGGAAGTGGCCTTCGCGGTGCGCGTCGAGCACGACGGACAGAGCGCGTGGGACAACAACGGGGGCGCCGACCATCGCCACCAGCTCGCGCCCGCGGTGAGCGCGTCGTTCGTGAACGCGCCGGGCTACGCGATCGACGGCGTGCTCGTGCTGATGGGCCACGCGCGCAGCGCGTTCCCGGTCGACGCGGTGCGCGTGCGCATCGACGACGGGGCATGGGAGTCGCTGCCGCAGGGCGACGATCTCGCGCGCGGTCTCGCGGCGTTCTCGACGGCGGGCACGTTCCGCCGCGTGGTCGAGACGCGCGCGCTCGCGGCGGGCCCGCACACGCTCGAGGTCGAGGTCTCGGCCGGTCCGTTCGTGCGCTCGCCCTCGACGCTGACCGTCGACGTCGCGGACGCGATCGCGTCCGTCGGCTCGCAGCGGCTCCCCGAGTCGGATCGCGGCACCGCGTGGGACGTCGATCGCGACCACGACGGTCGCCTGGTGATCGCCTACGACCGCGGCGTCGCGCGGCTCGACTCGCAGGGCGCGCTCGAGCTCACGTTCGAGCCCTACGCGGGACCGGGGCGCTTCGACGACGTCGAGGCGACCACGCAGTACGTCTACGCGCTCTCGAGCCCGCTCGTGGTGCGCTACGAGGCGGCGACGGGCGCGCTCGATCGCAGCTTCGGCGTGGACGGCGCGCTCGACCTCGGTGTGGTGCTCACCGGCGACAACGCGCTCTGCTACGCGTCGCAGATCGCGGCGAGCGACGACGCGCTCTTCGTCACGGACAGCTGCAACGCGCGCGTGGTGCGCCTCACGCCGGACGGTGTGCTCGACGGCGTCGTCGCGCTCGGCGACGGGCTCGGGTACGCCAACGTGCAGCACCCGACGCTCGCGCCGGACGCGCTCTGGGTCTGGCGCGAGCGCCACGTGGGCTCGGACTTCGTGCGCGAGCTCGTCGCGATCGACGCGGATGCGCTCGCGGTGCGGGAGGTCGTCTCGCTCGATCCGCGCGTCACGCAGAGCGCGGGCGGGGTCGGCGTGGGGGCGGATGCGTTCTGGGTCGTCGCGTACGACGGGATGCTGCTCCGCATCGGTCGCGACGGCGCGCTGCGCGGCGCGTGGGTCGGCGGTGACATGTACGAGCCGCTCGTCCCGGGCGTGATCAACATCGGCGCGCACGTCGAGGTGCTCGCGGACGGCAGCGCCGAGGTGCTCTCGGTGCAGACCGCTTCGCTCGAGAGGTTCGCGCCGACTCGTTGA
- a CDS encoding lytic transglycosylase domain-containing protein, which yields MIRRSILAAVALILAITVVPVAAPSPARADIYTYTDENGVIHFTNTPPRRRRGVRVAIRAREPRPDDAPRASIGPRDTSPERYHRYDAFIREAAALYRLPEAFIRAVIRVESDYNVGVVSRVGAQGLMQLMPGTAAGMGVRDAFDPRQNILGGARYLRILANDFSGDLILTIAAYNAGPGAVQRYRGVPPYDETQRYVQRVLGWYWQYLQAESAAR from the coding sequence ATGATCCGCCGCTCGATCCTCGCTGCCGTCGCGCTGATCCTCGCGATCACCGTCGTGCCCGTCGCCGCGCCGTCGCCCGCGCGCGCCGACATCTACACGTACACCGACGAGAACGGGGTCATCCACTTCACGAACACGCCGCCGCGACGTCGGCGCGGCGTGCGCGTCGCGATCCGCGCGCGCGAGCCGCGCCCCGACGATGCGCCGCGCGCGTCGATCGGCCCGCGCGACACGTCCCCCGAGCGCTACCACCGCTACGACGCGTTCATCCGCGAGGCCGCCGCGCTCTATCGCCTGCCCGAGGCGTTTATCCGCGCGGTCATCCGCGTCGAGAGCGACTACAACGTGGGCGTCGTCTCGCGCGTGGGCGCGCAGGGGCTCATGCAGCTCATGCCCGGCACCGCCGCCGGCATGGGCGTGCGCGACGCGTTCGACCCCCGCCAGAACATCCTCGGCGGCGCGCGCTACCTGCGCATCCTCGCCAACGACTTCTCGGGCGATCTCATCCTCACCATCGCCGCGTACAACGCGGGCCCGGGCGCGGTGCAGCGCTACCGCGGCGTGCCGCCCTACGACGAGACCCAGCGCTACGTGCAGCGCGTGCTCGGGTGGTACTGGCAGTACCTGCAGGCGGAGAGCGCAGCCCGGTGA
- the nadB gene encoding L-aspartate oxidase, whose protein sequence is MRISCDFLVLGSGVAGLTFALEAAKHGQVIVVTKRSLSDSNTNWAQGGIAAVMDPAHDSFEAHAGDTLRVGYGLSKPEVVEMVVRDGPARIRELIALGAQFDAAVGYSGSVDETGAMPLDLTREGGHTARRVVHAGDVTGREVQRALVEAVRANPSIRVLESHMAIDLIDLSKHGGPHLVAGAYVLDHVAGAVHTIAARATVLATGGAGKVYLYTSNPDVATGDGVAMAYRAGALVSNMEFFQFHPTCLFHPAAKSFLISEALRGEGGILRLANGDAFMARHHDMKDLAPRDVVARAIDFEMKRTGAEHVMLDMTHKNASYLRERFPNIYEECLKFGIDMAVQPIPVVPAAHYMCGGVVVDLEGRSTVPGLWAIGEVTCSGLHGANRLASNSLLEGLVYGHRAARALAGARSETRFPDVPEWDVGEAAPSDEAVVVTQNWDELRRFMWNYVGIVRSDRRLRRAARRIALLKDEIREYYWEHLVTLDLLELRNIADVAEMIVSCASVRRESRGLHFNIDHPQTDPAQAHDTRIVKGEPGHLAAR, encoded by the coding sequence ATGCGAATCTCGTGTGACTTCCTCGTGCTCGGCAGCGGTGTCGCCGGGCTCACGTTCGCGCTCGAGGCGGCCAAGCACGGCCAGGTGATCGTCGTCACGAAACGCTCGCTCTCCGACTCGAACACGAACTGGGCGCAGGGCGGCATCGCCGCGGTGATGGACCCCGCGCACGACAGCTTCGAGGCGCACGCGGGCGACACGCTCCGGGTGGGCTACGGGCTCAGCAAGCCCGAGGTCGTCGAGATGGTCGTGCGCGACGGGCCGGCGCGCATCCGCGAGCTCATCGCGCTCGGCGCGCAGTTCGACGCGGCGGTGGGCTACTCGGGCTCGGTCGACGAAACCGGCGCGATGCCGCTCGATCTCACGCGCGAGGGCGGGCACACCGCGCGCCGCGTGGTGCACGCGGGCGACGTGACCGGGCGCGAGGTGCAGCGCGCGCTCGTCGAAGCGGTGCGCGCCAACCCGAGCATCCGCGTGCTCGAGAGCCACATGGCGATCGACCTGATCGATCTCTCGAAGCACGGCGGGCCGCACCTCGTCGCGGGCGCGTACGTGCTCGATCACGTCGCGGGCGCGGTGCACACGATCGCGGCGCGCGCGACCGTGCTCGCGACCGGCGGCGCGGGGAAGGTCTACCTCTACACGTCGAACCCCGACGTCGCGACCGGCGACGGGGTCGCGATGGCGTATCGCGCGGGCGCGCTGGTCTCGAACATGGAGTTCTTCCAGTTCCACCCGACCTGCCTGTTCCACCCCGCGGCGAAGTCGTTCCTCATCAGCGAGGCGCTGCGCGGCGAGGGCGGCATCCTTCGTCTCGCCAACGGCGACGCGTTCATGGCGCGTCACCACGACATGAAGGACCTCGCGCCACGCGACGTGGTCGCGCGCGCGATCGACTTCGAGATGAAGCGCACCGGCGCCGAGCACGTGATGCTCGACATGACGCACAAGAACGCGTCGTACCTGCGCGAGCGCTTCCCGAACATCTACGAGGAGTGCCTCAAGTTCGGCATCGACATGGCGGTGCAGCCGATCCCGGTGGTGCCCGCGGCCCACTACATGTGCGGCGGCGTCGTGGTCGATCTCGAGGGACGCTCGACCGTGCCCGGGCTCTGGGCGATCGGCGAGGTCACGTGCTCGGGGCTCCACGGCGCGAACCGGCTCGCGTCGAACTCGCTGCTCGAAGGGCTCGTGTACGGGCATCGCGCGGCGCGCGCGCTCGCGGGGGCGCGCAGCGAGACGCGGTTCCCCGACGTGCCCGAGTGGGACGTGGGCGAAGCCGCGCCGAGCGACGAAGCGGTCGTGGTCACGCAGAACTGGGACGAGCTGCGGCGCTTCATGTGGAACTACGTCGGGATCGTGCGCAGCGATCGCCGGCTGCGACGCGCCGCGCGGCGCATCGCGCTCCTGAAGGACGAGATCCGCGAGTACTACTGGGAGCACCTCGTCACGCTCGATCTGCTCGAGCTGCGGAACATCGCGGACGTCGCGGAGATGATCGTGTCGTGCGCGAGCGTGCGCCGCGAGAGCCGCGGGCTGCACTTCAACATCGATCACCCGCAGACCGATCCGGCGCAGGCGCACGACACGCGCATCGTGAAGGGCGAGCCCGGGCACCTCGCGGCGCGCTGA